The DNA segment AGTAATATATACAGAataagaggaaaaggaagaagcAATTTCCCATGATTGCTCAGAAAAAAGGCCCCATTTCGATAACTTTCAGTGCTTATCTGTATGAGATGATAATATGCTAATTATGTTAGttagttctttctttaattttcttccTTATGTGTATAAATGGTTTTAAATTTGCAACtgctaattattttcttttgtgccTCATGGctgtctctaaaccatgctggATTTATATTGGGGTTTATAATTCATAGTTTTGTTATGTAGCTTGTAGGACAGCGATCCTCATCTAGCTCTGGTAAAGGAACAAGCAATGAAAGGTTAATAAAGTATGGTTTCAGCCTAGTGAAAGGGAAAGCTGATCATCCAATGGAGGATTTTTGTGTTGCTAAATTTATGCAGGTTCAGGAACATGAATTAGGGCTGTTTGCCATATATGACGGCCATTCTGGAGATACAGTTCCTGCCTACCTACAGAAACATCTATTTTCCAATATCCTAAAGGAGGTGCATAGTTGCTTCAAAGATTAACAGATCATTGCAAATTTCTTGTGGTTGTGTTCTTAAACTTTCTAATTTCTCATTCTAGGAAGAATTTTGGGTTGACCCCCACAGATCTATTTTAAAAGCCTATGAGAAGACAGACCATGCAATTCTCTCACACAGTTCTGACCTGGGGCGGGGTGGGTCCACAGCTGTAACTGCAATTTTGATAAATGGCCAAAGATTATGGATAGCCAATGTTGGAGATTCTCGGGCAGTTCTCTCTAGAGGGGGCCAGGCAATACAGATGACTACGGACCATGACCCCAATGCTGAACGAGGCAACATCGAGAACAAAGGTGGTTTTGTCTCAAACATGCCAGGTTTCTCCCAAGCACTTCTCTTTATAAATTTCGTCCTGATGTCTACTTATCTAAAATTAAACCAGTCAATATCTATGAATCATCTTGTAAGTGGGACTGCGACTTGAAATTTCTAGTATGGCTTTTGTGGTTTTTAGATATTGCTGCATCTTTATCTATAGATTGTGTTCCCCAGGAAAGATAAATTATATCAAAGTCATCAATCATCACCTAGAAGAAACTCTTTCTTAAGCACTTAAAAATGTTGGCGAATCTCTGTACTTattgtataaataaatcaatccaCCTAAGTTATTGGCTTATCCAGATTCACTGTTGCATTAGTGGGATTACACAGTGAGGTAGCTGGCTATTCTATTCTCTTTGATATGTGCCAAAATAATCTTGAAAGTAAAATAGTGAATCGCGTGCTTTGTTTCCACTTGATTAAGCCTGGGAACTTCTAGGCTCGTTCTTGAGATATTTTGTTGTGGACTGATCACTTCCCTGTGTCATAAAGAAAACTCTGTTGGTCCTCCTTGCATAGATTATATGTTCTAAGGGGCATCTTTGCACATAATCTTGAATGACAACTTTACTAACATGGTGGTCTCCATAATTTATGTTTGAAGTCCTGAGTAACTT comes from the Carya illinoinensis cultivar Pawnee chromosome 8, C.illinoinensisPawnee_v1, whole genome shotgun sequence genome and includes:
- the LOC122318463 gene encoding probable protein phosphatase 2C 9, translated to MDRLCCFNASYPQLVGQRSSSSSGKGTSNERLIKYGFSLVKGKADHPMEDFCVAKFMQVQEHELGLFAIYDGHSGDTVPAYLQKHLFSNILKEEEFWVDPHRSILKAYEKTDHAILSHSSDLGRGGSTAVTAILINGQRLWIANVGDSRAVLSRGGQAIQMTTDHDPNAERGNIENKGGFVSNMPGDVPRVNGQLAVSRAFGDKCLKPYLRSDPDIQSTIKDINTDILILASDGLWKVMANQEAVDIARKIKDPQKAAKRLTAEALKRDSKDDISCVVVRFRG